From the genome of Delphinus delphis chromosome 8, mDelDel1.2, whole genome shotgun sequence, one region includes:
- the PIH1D2 gene encoding PIH1 domain-containing protein 2, producing MESSSKGLLTQVTQFWNLLDDLAESNPESYEKFIQQQMKEGKQLCAAPEPQLCLQTRILKPKEKILFINLCQWKRIPAPQSATHPVPLRVGRPEDMSETSDVYTVIDVAYHPDVLQAAEKDQVKKDQLIQMAMKCIEEKLQFTLSNSYHVTKFRIKGSVHRMKQNLMGIQTDSTDLREKMRKELTLEQIRSSTVSNSDQFPQLLLPKDEVSSKTRCLIEEISSTEIEVEMKRPAYELKIVADQNEKPLKIELKVELPGINSVSHCDLSVSEDDLLIEVSEYRLHLNLPESVDTEMTTAKFIKEKATLIVTMPLV from the exons ATGGAGTCATCCTCAAAGGGTCTGCTCACCCAAGTTACTCAATTCTGGAACCTCCTAGATGATCTGGCTGAAAGTAACCCTGAGAGCTATGAGAAGTTCATTcaacagcagatgaaagaggGGAAACAGCTCTGTGCTGCCCCAGAACCACAGCTCTGTCTACAAACCAGGATCCTG AAAccgaaagaaaaaatactttttatcaaCCTATGTCAGTGGAAAAGGATCCCAGCTCCCCAGTCAGCCACTCATCCAGTACCTCTACGTGTTGGCAGACCAGAAGATATGTCTGAGACATCAG ATGTTTACACAGTCATTGATGTTGCCTACCATCCTGATGTTCTCCAGGCAGCAGAAAAAGACCAAGTGAAAAAAGATCAACTAATACAGATGGCCATGAAATGCATTGAGGAAAAACTCCAATTCACTCTCTCAAACTCTTACCATGTTACCAAATTTAGAATAAAAGGAAGTGTTCACAGAATGAAACAAAATCTGATGGGAATCCAAACTGATTCCACagatttaagagagaaaatgagaaagg aacTAACCCTTGAACAGATAAGAAGCAGTACTGTGAGCAATTCAGATCAGTTTCCTCAACTTTTACTGCCAAAAGACGAAGTTTCAAGTAAAACAAGGTGTCTGATAGAAGAGATTTCTAGTACAGAGATTGAAGTGGAGATGAAGAGACCAGCCTATGAATTAAAAATTGTGGCAGATCAGAATGAGAAACCTCTGAAAATTGAATTAAAAGTTGAACTACCTGGTATTAATTCAGTATCTCACTGTGACCTTAGTGTTTCTGAG GATGACTTATTGATCGAGGTTTCTGAGTACAGATTACATCTGAATCTTCCAGAATCTGTGGATACTGAAATGACTACAGCAAAATTTATCAAAGAGAAAGCTACATTAATTGTCACAATGCCATTGGTGTAA